In the Jatrophihabitans endophyticus genome, one interval contains:
- a CDS encoding TetR/AcrR family transcriptional regulator encodes MDAAVGRPSRRADALSRERIIAAAITILDTEGERALTFRTLAATLATGPGAIYWHVANKKELLAAATDALVAEATGAGPTRATPHERIRRVALGLFDTIDAHPWIGSQLSQEPWQLASMRIVEALGRPLDDLEVPAERHFHVVTALASYVLGAAAQNAANARHAPRDTDRDTALSAIARQWAELDEAEFPFVRRIAAQLPGHDDREQFLAGIDLVLGGITRE; translated from the coding sequence GTGGACGCTGCCGTGGGCCGACCGTCGCGACGCGCGGACGCGCTGTCGCGCGAGCGGATCATCGCGGCCGCGATCACCATCCTCGACACCGAGGGCGAGCGCGCCCTGACGTTCCGCACCCTCGCGGCGACCCTCGCCACCGGTCCCGGTGCGATCTACTGGCACGTCGCGAACAAGAAGGAGCTGCTCGCGGCGGCGACGGACGCGCTCGTCGCCGAGGCCACCGGAGCCGGCCCGACGCGGGCCACGCCGCACGAGCGGATCCGCCGGGTCGCGCTCGGTCTCTTCGACACGATCGACGCGCATCCCTGGATCGGCTCGCAGCTCTCCCAGGAGCCCTGGCAGCTGGCGAGCATGCGCATCGTCGAGGCGCTCGGGCGTCCGCTGGACGATCTCGAGGTGCCGGCGGAACGTCACTTCCACGTGGTGACCGCGCTGGCGAGCTACGTCCTCGGCGCCGCGGCCCAGAACGCCGCGAACGCCCGGCACGCGCCCCGGGACACGGACCGCGACACGGCGTTGTCCGCCATCGCCCGGCAGTGGGCCGAGCTCGACGAGGCCGAGTTCCCGTTCGTGCGCCGGATCGCGGCACAGCTTCCCGGCCACGACGACCGCGAACAGTTCCTGGCCGGCATCGACCTCGTCCTCGGCGGCATCACCCGGGAGTGA